From the genome of Bradyrhizobium elkanii USDA 76, one region includes:
- a CDS encoding glycosyltransferase, giving the protein MRDCEGGSVTSYNFLFASWGTLGNLSPLLTAARRLRRHGHHVRVIADPAMRTEVEAADFEFVTWRRAPKGRAADPTDVSDLRDRMRRVVFEPCSAYAADIRDEVGRVPTDAVLGLDLLFGAAVGAQACGVPFAFLSPHVSIRILPGMPPATSGLGQPKTPAERAKVRAASAALAAAMNASLPILNRARVDFGLPVLSDAMDLFDQADRVLLAISQAFDFEADALPGSFRYIGPLLDVPSWSRSWQAPWSTRPDCPRAVITADVEPVD; this is encoded by the coding sequence ATGCGCGACTGCGAAGGGGGATCGGTGACTTCTTACAATTTTCTCTTCGCCTCGTGGGGCACGTTGGGAAATCTCAGTCCGCTGCTTACGGCGGCTCGCCGATTGCGCCGTCATGGTCATCATGTCCGGGTGATCGCCGATCCGGCGATGCGGACAGAAGTCGAGGCCGCTGATTTCGAATTCGTGACATGGCGTCGCGCCCCGAAGGGGCGGGCCGCGGATCCAACGGATGTCTCGGACCTGCGAGATCGCATGCGCAGGGTCGTCTTCGAGCCTTGCTCTGCATACGCGGCCGATATTCGCGACGAGGTTGGCCGCGTGCCAACAGATGCGGTCCTCGGTCTCGACCTCCTATTTGGCGCGGCGGTCGGGGCGCAGGCATGTGGCGTGCCTTTCGCGTTTCTTTCGCCTCACGTCAGCATCCGGATTCTTCCGGGAATGCCGCCTGCGACTTCCGGATTGGGGCAACCGAAAACGCCCGCAGAGCGCGCCAAAGTCCGAGCAGCCTCCGCCGCGCTCGCTGCGGCGATGAATGCGTCCCTTCCTATCCTCAATAGAGCTCGCGTCGATTTCGGCCTTCCTGTTCTTTCGGACGCTATGGACTTGTTCGACCAGGCTGATCGAGTTCTGCTGGCAATCAGCCAGGCCTTCGACTTCGAGGCAGACGCCCTTCCGGGCAGTTTCCGTTATATCGGTCCCTTGCTCGATGTACCGAGCTGGTCAAGGTCGTGGCAGGCTCCCTGGTCTACGCGACCCGATTGTCCCCGCGCGGTGATCACCGCGGACGTGGAACCGGTAGATTAA
- a CDS encoding glycoside hydrolase family 18 protein → MAVDRRTFALGGFSALVGGYALVQQGRTAPARSAVIAGYVAPWKARAGGPGIRTIPVRELTHLMYAFGTVSTEGLAELADRCLDAGACDGISLSSPLGGNFAQLAELKRDNPQLRILISLGGWNGSKYFSAAAAMPLSRERFARSVIDAFFRPYPGMFDGVDIDWEFPVSGGRAENLVHPEDRPNFTLLIAELRRQLDEFSASEHRELELTIAVSAVPDKIVNLEAAALARLVDRLHLMAYDYRAGSAFAGFNAPLFACAGDPDPDLNVDASVNALIRAGVPPAKVALGVAFYGRAVADVPQENGGLFQKGAAASEEWGGSDGIDYRDIVARRPEELGFRRYWSDEAQVPWLYDAERRIWISYDDPLSIARKTMYAAGRGLAGIMIWDLFADDGSLLAALRVLPGGTPE, encoded by the coding sequence GTGGCAGTTGATCGTCGAACCTTCGCTCTGGGCGGGTTTTCTGCGCTTGTGGGCGGATATGCGCTGGTTCAACAGGGCCGGACCGCGCCGGCCCGGAGCGCCGTCATCGCAGGCTATGTCGCCCCGTGGAAGGCCCGGGCAGGCGGTCCAGGCATCAGGACGATTCCGGTTCGCGAGCTGACCCACTTGATGTATGCGTTCGGTACCGTTTCGACGGAGGGACTGGCCGAACTTGCGGATCGTTGCCTTGACGCGGGAGCCTGCGATGGAATCTCGCTCTCGAGTCCGCTCGGCGGTAACTTCGCCCAACTCGCCGAATTGAAGCGGGACAATCCGCAGCTTCGGATTCTGATCTCGCTGGGCGGTTGGAATGGATCGAAGTATTTCTCGGCCGCCGCTGCCATGCCGCTCTCTCGCGAGCGGTTCGCACGATCCGTGATCGATGCGTTCTTTCGGCCCTATCCTGGAATGTTCGATGGTGTGGACATTGATTGGGAGTTTCCCGTCTCGGGAGGACGTGCGGAAAACCTGGTGCACCCTGAGGATCGTCCGAATTTCACACTCTTGATAGCGGAATTGCGCCGACAGCTTGACGAGTTTTCTGCATCGGAGCACAGGGAGTTGGAGCTTACCATCGCTGTGTCGGCCGTTCCCGACAAGATTGTCAATCTGGAGGCGGCCGCCCTGGCCCGGCTGGTCGACCGGCTTCATCTGATGGCCTATGACTATCGCGCCGGCTCGGCCTTTGCCGGCTTCAACGCTCCGCTGTTCGCCTGCGCCGGCGATCCAGATCCTGATCTCAATGTCGATGCAAGTGTGAATGCCTTGATCCGGGCCGGCGTACCGCCTGCCAAGGTAGCGCTCGGGGTAGCTTTCTATGGCCGGGCTGTTGCGGACGTTCCGCAGGAGAACGGGGGGCTGTTCCAGAAGGGCGCGGCGGCGAGCGAGGAGTGGGGAGGGAGCGACGGCATCGATTATCGGGATATCGTTGCCAGGCGACCGGAAGAGTTGGGCTTTCGCAGGTATTGGAGCGATGAGGCCCAGGTGCCTTGGCTCTATGACGCCGAACGGCGCATATGGATCAGCTACGACGATCCGCTCTCCATCGCACGAAAGACGATGTACGCGGCGGGCCGTGGACTCGCCGGGATCATGATCTGGGACCTGTTCGCTGATGACGGTTCGCTGCTCGCGGCACTCCGCGTCCTTCCCGGAGGAACGCCCGAATAG
- a CDS encoding DUF2285 domain-containing protein: protein MLTIRTAICPTASRPYELDFADLAGCELREAPDGWHAIVPLGGARHRLWLKELPGRGSMVAVDLPLDRDFDLRLLAAHRFWLALEQRPLGRAPLAQSTGTRHRHILALRAMDGWLEGNSYRKIAQGLFGHPRIPDRGWKTHDLRSRTIRLVQTGLRLMRGGYRDLLRRKRRDRDDTS, encoded by the coding sequence GTGCTGACGATCCGCACGGCGATCTGCCCGACTGCGTCCAGGCCGTACGAACTCGATTTCGCCGACCTGGCGGGCTGCGAGCTTCGTGAGGCGCCGGATGGATGGCACGCCATCGTGCCCCTCGGAGGCGCGAGGCATCGGCTTTGGCTGAAAGAACTTCCCGGGCGCGGATCAATGGTTGCCGTTGACTTGCCGCTCGACCGCGACTTCGATCTCCGCTTGCTGGCCGCGCACCGGTTCTGGCTGGCGCTCGAACAGCGTCCTCTTGGGCGGGCCCCTCTCGCTCAATCGACCGGGACCCGGCATCGGCATATCCTCGCTTTGCGTGCAATGGACGGGTGGCTGGAAGGCAACAGCTATCGCAAGATCGCGCAAGGCCTGTTTGGTCATCCCCGCATTCCCGATCGAGGCTGGAAAACGCACGATCTGCGCAGCCGGACCATTCGCCTTGTCCAGACTGGATTGCGTCTCATGCGAGGCGGCTATCGTGACTTGCTCCGTCGCAAGCGCCGGGACAGGGACGATACCTCCTGA
- a CDS encoding transcriptional regulator domain-containing protein, producing MSGADWRSERAYHDIRKAEADDIAWEWLRRDREYQADFKALGSKQSSATDRFRRKWGLTFRG from the coding sequence ATGTCAGGTGCGGACTGGAGATCAGAGCGCGCATATCACGATATCAGGAAAGCCGAGGCGGACGACATAGCCTGGGAGTGGCTACGCCGCGATCGTGAGTATCAAGCAGACTTCAAGGCCCTCGGGAGCAAACAATCCAGCGCGACGGATCGCTTCCGACGGAAGTGGGGGCTGACGTTTCGCGGCTGA
- the aepX gene encoding phosphoenolpyruvate mutase — MLRAQVCCSSEISFLMEAHDGLSAAIAGRAGFKGLWASGLSIASSLGYRDASEASWSQLAGVVERIVDSGQLPVLVDGDGGFGNFNNARLLARKLRQCGAAGVALEDSCFPKTNSLLGDRHPLADVDEFSGRLRAVKDTVADDLILVARIESLIAGHEIDDAISRAHAYAEAGADAILIHSRRTAADEIFAFTKAWQNKLPVVIVPTKYYRTPVSAYRKAGISTVIWANHSMRAATAAMRQVCSRIVAEESTAGIEPAIATLDEIFELFRYDELADAEARYLPQRRRPERHEQSSNDFEGLLS, encoded by the coding sequence ATGCTGCGCGCGCAGGTCTGCTGCAGCAGCGAAATTTCGTTCCTCATGGAAGCGCATGATGGGCTCTCCGCCGCAATCGCCGGACGCGCAGGTTTCAAGGGCCTCTGGGCATCGGGCCTGTCGATTGCCTCCTCGCTCGGATATCGCGACGCCAGTGAAGCATCCTGGAGCCAGCTCGCCGGGGTCGTCGAGCGAATCGTGGACTCGGGCCAGCTACCGGTTCTGGTCGACGGGGACGGCGGCTTCGGGAACTTCAACAACGCCCGTTTGCTGGCCCGCAAACTCCGCCAGTGTGGTGCTGCCGGCGTCGCACTGGAAGACAGCTGCTTTCCGAAGACGAACTCGCTCCTTGGCGACCGGCATCCCCTTGCCGACGTCGATGAGTTCTCAGGCCGCCTGCGCGCCGTAAAGGACACGGTCGCGGACGATCTGATTCTCGTGGCTCGTATCGAATCGCTGATCGCCGGCCACGAAATCGACGATGCAATCTCCCGCGCCCACGCCTATGCCGAGGCAGGAGCTGACGCGATCCTTATTCACTCGCGAAGAACCGCCGCGGACGAGATCTTCGCATTCACCAAGGCCTGGCAGAACAAGTTACCGGTCGTGATCGTTCCAACGAAGTACTATCGAACGCCGGTTTCGGCATATCGCAAGGCCGGTATTTCCACGGTGATCTGGGCCAATCACTCCATGCGCGCTGCAACAGCGGCAATGCGGCAGGTCTGCAGTCGCATTGTCGCCGAGGAGAGTACTGCCGGCATTGAGCCTGCAATTGCGACGCTCGATGAAATCTTCGAACTGTTCAGATACGATGAACTCGCTGATGCGGAAGCGCGATATCTGCCTCAGCGACGACGCCCGGAGCGCCATGAACAAAGCAGCAATGATTTTGAAGGATTGCTGTCATGA
- a CDS encoding phosphocholine cytidylyltransferase family protein, with product MASTAPRHAVVLAAGAGSRLRPLTDLRPKPLVEVNGTPILHNALRRLEAVGVQEVTIVIGYRKDAIQYACGKRFGKLKIDYVESSVFDRTGSAYSLWLARDALLRGDIYLLEGDVFFEEDALHCLARGTSPDAAAVAPFLATMQGSAVLLSECGFISSFRMKQSGADLPAGGPMLFKTLNLFRLSESTLETTIVPALKDIIGSGATQAYTEELLAFLIERRGLRLAAARCDHLRWWEIDTADDLRIASSLFADESITRRQAGPRND from the coding sequence ATGGCAAGCACCGCTCCCAGACATGCCGTCGTTCTTGCCGCCGGCGCCGGTTCCCGCTTGCGACCCCTGACCGATCTGCGGCCAAAGCCATTGGTCGAGGTCAATGGAACGCCGATACTCCACAACGCCCTGCGACGTCTGGAGGCGGTCGGCGTGCAGGAAGTGACGATCGTCATCGGTTACCGAAAGGACGCAATTCAATATGCGTGCGGCAAGCGCTTCGGCAAGCTGAAAATCGACTACGTCGAGTCTTCGGTTTTCGATCGCACGGGCAGCGCATACTCGCTTTGGCTGGCGCGCGACGCGCTCCTGCGCGGCGACATCTACCTCCTCGAGGGTGACGTATTTTTCGAGGAGGACGCGCTGCACTGTCTTGCCCGCGGCACATCTCCTGACGCAGCAGCCGTTGCGCCATTTCTGGCAACAATGCAAGGATCTGCAGTCCTGCTCTCCGAGTGCGGGTTCATCTCGAGCTTTCGCATGAAACAGTCCGGCGCCGACCTGCCGGCCGGCGGGCCGATGCTTTTCAAGACACTCAATCTGTTTCGACTCTCGGAATCGACCCTGGAGACGACGATTGTGCCTGCACTTAAGGACATTATCGGTTCAGGAGCTACTCAGGCTTACACCGAAGAACTGCTGGCATTTCTGATCGAACGGCGCGGCCTGCGGCTCGCGGCAGCGCGATGCGATCATCTGCGCTGGTGGGAGATCGACACGGCCGACGATCTTCGCATCGCAAGCAGCCTGTTCGCCGACGAGAGCATAACACGGCGGCAGGCCGGCCCCCGAAATGATTGA
- a CDS encoding CDP-alcohol phosphatidyltransferase family protein, with protein sequence MLRYLLDPANAITASGMILSGVALSLVTDGRIELAVAVALWAMLADHLDGIVARRIRNRSEAAATMGKSLDGFSDLIYGAVFPSIALLQLHGVTLLSAAVGTTLLVAGALRLSYFGITGLSTDRCFTGLPLSYDVPILALLVLAEPFVQQPLFSWLLPGTFATLAALHVSSIRVPAPTRSMYIAIVLFSVAASAALSIRALFFA encoded by the coding sequence ATGCTCCGGTATCTGCTCGATCCGGCTAACGCGATCACAGCATCGGGCATGATATTGTCCGGGGTCGCCTTGTCTCTCGTGACGGACGGCCGCATCGAACTTGCCGTTGCAGTCGCACTCTGGGCAATGCTTGCAGACCATCTCGACGGGATTGTCGCACGCCGGATCCGGAACCGTTCAGAAGCAGCCGCAACGATGGGCAAGAGTCTCGACGGCTTCTCTGATCTCATTTACGGCGCGGTATTTCCCTCGATCGCGTTGCTGCAGTTGCACGGCGTCACCCTGCTGTCTGCCGCTGTGGGCACCACGCTGCTCGTCGCAGGTGCCCTCCGTCTGAGCTACTTTGGAATCACTGGCCTGTCGACGGATCGTTGCTTTACGGGTCTGCCGTTATCCTATGACGTTCCGATCCTTGCACTCCTCGTGCTGGCAGAGCCCTTTGTGCAACAGCCATTGTTCTCATGGCTGCTTCCCGGCACCTTTGCCACACTCGCCGCGTTGCACGTTTCATCCATTCGGGTTCCGGCCCCGACCCGATCGATGTACATCGCAATTGTTCTGTTCAGCGTCGCGGCTTCAGCCGCTCTGTCGATCCGTGCGCTGTTTTTTGCCTAG
- a CDS encoding PLP-dependent aminotransferase family protein, translated as MRKDVIDLSRAVPPVVPALEAALAKSIEARVYRPDAGGLLRTNRPRGTEEDRRTGAEWISQRLGFTPDIDRMIVTNGTLNVLFLLLNHLVGRSGTLLTEEMTYPNMQALSGILGFNIRGIPMDREGLKPDAFEDVCRKIDTSKVLYTIPTVQNPTAAVMSSGRRVEIATIARRYNVLIIEDDAQALMVEDAGAPIATLAPELTWYVMGLAKTVVMGMRVAFLMAPRAGDATALMEKFGKMSMWFVAALHAELAQAFVANRTAHEATTSIRKIAASRRRIAADVLQRPDLAGGPLGLHVWVPTRPDARSLASEALAAGVLVRPGFQFAAEPVPTGAMQGLRVSYCETRNEDDLRRGLAILAKIISARDAWPDTAATCGH; from the coding sequence ATGCGCAAGGACGTTATCGACTTGTCACGAGCGGTACCGCCGGTCGTTCCGGCCCTGGAGGCCGCGCTCGCAAAGAGCATCGAGGCACGAGTTTACCGTCCTGACGCCGGAGGGCTTCTGAGAACAAACCGGCCGCGCGGAACAGAGGAGGATCGAAGAACCGGGGCGGAATGGATCTCCCAGCGCCTCGGATTCACGCCGGACATCGACCGCATGATTGTCACCAATGGCACCCTGAATGTCCTGTTCCTGCTGCTGAACCACCTCGTGGGCAGAAGCGGCACATTGCTCACCGAAGAGATGACGTATCCCAACATGCAGGCGCTGTCCGGCATCCTTGGCTTCAATATCAGGGGAATACCGATGGATCGTGAAGGGTTGAAACCTGACGCGTTCGAGGATGTTTGCCGCAAGATCGACACGTCCAAGGTTCTTTACACGATTCCTACTGTGCAGAACCCCACGGCGGCCGTGATGTCATCCGGAAGACGCGTCGAGATAGCCACGATAGCGCGAAGATACAACGTTCTGATCATCGAGGATGATGCACAGGCACTGATGGTCGAGGACGCGGGAGCTCCGATTGCAACGCTCGCTCCGGAGCTTACCTGGTATGTGATGGGGCTGGCCAAGACGGTCGTGATGGGAATGCGCGTGGCGTTCCTGATGGCTCCGCGAGCAGGGGATGCCACCGCATTGATGGAAAAATTCGGCAAGATGTCGATGTGGTTTGTGGCTGCACTGCACGCCGAACTTGCCCAGGCCTTCGTTGCGAACAGGACCGCACATGAGGCAACAACAAGCATCCGGAAGATCGCCGCCTCACGGCGCCGGATTGCCGCAGACGTCCTGCAAAGGCCTGATCTTGCCGGCGGGCCGCTGGGACTTCACGTCTGGGTCCCGACCCGACCGGACGCCAGGAGCCTGGCGAGCGAGGCTCTGGCGGCAGGTGTACTTGTGCGTCCAGGTTTTCAGTTTGCAGCTGAACCGGTACCGACCGGAGCGATGCAAGGACTTCGGGTGTCATACTGCGAAACACGTAACGAGGACGATCTGCGACGCGGTCTGGCGATCTTGGCAAAGATCATTTCGGCCCGGGACGCCTGGCCGGATACTGCGGCTACCTGCGGTCATTGA